One window from the genome of Rariglobus hedericola encodes:
- a CDS encoding DUF475 domain-containing protein, producing MDCLASLLPVALTFPSGAEWIDAIPIILSLILIEGLLSVDNALAIAAMANHLPEDQKRKALRWGIIGAYGFRGLAMAGAAYIIDNPWLKIIGAAYLIYLMCSHFTSKAEEAAREEAGIAKVAGKSFWGTVAAIELMDLSLSVDNVVAAVAMSPKLWVVCLGVFIGILALRFVAGYCLKLLEKYPILEHTAFILIGYVGCILVTEIVSHLLGAPVHVTALQKFIGIVLITAATMAYSRLPGLQRGLGPALKTVRWPMIAVSAVIGGVLLVVTWPFKAAWHTFRSSDGTT from the coding sequence ATGGACTGCCTCGCCTCACTCCTGCCGGTCGCACTGACCTTTCCTTCGGGCGCCGAATGGATCGACGCGATTCCGATCATTCTCTCGCTCATCTTGATCGAAGGCCTGCTGAGCGTGGACAACGCCCTCGCGATCGCCGCGATGGCCAATCACCTGCCCGAGGATCAAAAGCGCAAGGCGCTTCGCTGGGGCATCATCGGCGCCTACGGGTTTCGCGGCCTCGCGATGGCCGGCGCCGCCTACATCATCGACAATCCCTGGCTCAAGATCATCGGCGCCGCCTACCTGATCTATCTGATGTGCTCTCACTTCACCTCGAAGGCCGAGGAAGCGGCCCGTGAAGAAGCCGGCATCGCCAAAGTCGCGGGTAAAAGCTTCTGGGGCACGGTCGCCGCCATCGAGCTCATGGACCTGAGCCTGAGTGTGGACAACGTGGTGGCCGCTGTCGCGATGAGTCCCAAGCTCTGGGTCGTCTGCCTCGGCGTTTTCATCGGCATTTTGGCCCTGCGTTTCGTGGCGGGTTACTGCCTGAAGTTACTGGAGAAGTATCCGATTCTTGAACACACGGCGTTCATTCTCATCGGCTACGTCGGCTGCATCCTGGTCACGGAAATCGTTTCCCATCTCCTCGGCGCCCCGGTGCACGTCACGGCGTTACAAAAATTTATCGGCATCGTGCTCATCACCGCCGCAACCATGGCTTACTCGCGATTGCCGGGACTGCAACGCGGTCTCGGTCCTGCGCTAAAAACTGTTCGCTGGCCCATGATCGCGGTTTCCGCGGTGATCGGCGGAGTGCTGCTCGTGGTCACCTGGCCGTTCAAAGCCGCCTGGCACACGTTTCGTTCGTCGGACGGCACAACCTGA
- a CDS encoding response regulator — MRRAFVPLAPAQLTIVIDGSDVISYLDGIGAYSDQTAHPRPQLLILDIKMPEVTGLEVLAWVRSHGKFAALPIVMLTSSSQLTDIDFSRKNGANAYLVKPSQSRELVEVMKRLIAAVDAQQTSGDPLLAMPENLLIEQSAKKS; from the coding sequence ATGAGAAGAGCGTTCGTTCCGCTGGCGCCAGCCCAGCTCACGATCGTGATCGATGGCAGCGATGTGATTTCATATCTGGACGGCATCGGCGCGTATTCGGACCAGACCGCCCACCCGCGGCCGCAGCTGCTTATACTGGATATCAAAATGCCCGAGGTCACCGGCTTGGAAGTGCTCGCCTGGGTGCGCAGTCATGGGAAGTTCGCGGCGCTGCCGATCGTGATGCTCACGTCTTCGAGCCAGCTTACAGATATCGATTTCAGCCGGAAAAACGGTGCGAACGCCTACCTGGTCAAGCCCTCCCAATCCCGTGAGCTGGTCGAAGTCATGAAGCGCCTCATCGCTGCTGTTGATGCACAACAGACCAGCGGTGATCCGTTGCTGGCGATGCCCGAAAACCTGCTCATCGAACAGTCCGCGAAAAAATCGTAA
- a CDS encoding ATP-binding protein, with protein MLQPTLQSACRMNTLEDIDITSELSSRSAREPDFKAENEALVKIVRALETAPETILQVLVDTALSLCDADSAGISIEEMDGENEVFRWHATAGVFAPFKGGTLPRRFSPCGVVLDRNEVHLMEDPERFYPYIANLKTPIREVLLTPFYRQGVAIGTIWIISHTNPRPFDKEDLRVIETLARFVAAGTSVLSDISVRKTAEIQLRALEQKQAALLTALPVACYTLDENGFVSFYNEAAVQLFGRQPEIGRDRWCCAHELNYLDGTPVDKATCATAVALSEQRSIRGLEAMVIRPDGSRRWIVPHPDPLFDASGKLIGLINVVFDVTEQRAAEMTVRENAAYLESIMGATTDCVKVLELDGRLKWMSENGKVVMEVCDFSSIKDKIWQDFWADSPTHLEAVAALKTALEGGAGRFRGFCPTCAGTAKWWDVIVTPIRDANQKIVNILSVSRDITAMRQTEEALRSSESLLAQQNRNLEQRVAERTATIDAKFKELEAFSYSISHDLRAPLRAMQSYAQLLADEFAAVASEEARDYSRRIITASDRMDRLISDVLVISRVAQNETPLERIALGSFISGIVETYPQFTTQQTEINVTVPLHAVRANPALLTQCVSNLLSNAIKFVPAGTKPKVKIWTEATHGRVNLFIQDNGIGIPAAAQQKIFDIFYQITPNKEEGTGIGLAVVRKAVERMGGSIKVESTPGNGCTFCVELESAAGI; from the coding sequence ATGCTTCAGCCCACTCTGCAATCCGCCTGCCGCATGAACACGCTTGAAGACATCGACATCACGTCGGAGTTATCATCACGATCCGCGCGCGAGCCCGATTTTAAAGCGGAGAACGAGGCGCTGGTGAAGATTGTCCGCGCGTTGGAAACCGCGCCGGAAACGATTCTTCAAGTGCTCGTGGACACCGCCTTGTCGCTCTGCGACGCCGACTCGGCCGGTATCAGCATTGAAGAGATGGATGGCGAAAACGAAGTGTTCCGCTGGCATGCCACCGCCGGCGTCTTCGCGCCCTTCAAAGGCGGCACCCTGCCCCGCCGCTTCAGTCCCTGCGGTGTCGTCCTGGACCGTAATGAGGTTCATCTGATGGAGGACCCCGAGCGCTTTTATCCTTACATCGCGAATCTCAAGACACCGATCCGCGAAGTGTTGCTCACGCCATTCTACCGCCAGGGCGTTGCCATCGGCACGATCTGGATCATCTCCCATACCAATCCCCGCCCCTTCGACAAAGAGGACCTGCGGGTAATCGAAACGCTCGCCCGTTTCGTGGCCGCCGGGACCAGTGTGCTCAGCGATATTTCCGTGCGCAAAACGGCGGAGATTCAACTGCGTGCACTGGAGCAAAAACAGGCGGCGTTGCTGACCGCGCTCCCCGTTGCCTGCTACACGCTGGATGAAAATGGTTTCGTTAGTTTTTATAACGAGGCGGCGGTCCAGCTTTTTGGCCGGCAGCCGGAAATCGGCCGTGACCGCTGGTGCTGCGCCCACGAGCTGAACTATCTAGATGGCACGCCTGTCGACAAAGCAACGTGCGCAACCGCCGTCGCTCTCAGTGAGCAACGCTCTATTCGCGGTCTGGAAGCGATGGTCATCCGCCCCGATGGTTCTCGTCGCTGGATCGTCCCGCATCCGGATCCGTTGTTTGATGCCAGTGGCAAGCTCATCGGACTGATCAACGTGGTGTTTGACGTGACCGAGCAACGTGCGGCCGAAATGACCGTGCGTGAAAACGCCGCCTATCTCGAAAGCATCATGGGCGCCACGACCGACTGCGTGAAGGTGCTGGAGCTGGACGGGCGCCTGAAATGGATGAGCGAAAACGGAAAGGTCGTCATGGAGGTATGCGATTTCTCGTCGATCAAAGACAAGATCTGGCAAGACTTCTGGGCTGATTCGCCCACCCATCTCGAGGCTGTAGCCGCCCTGAAAACAGCCCTTGAGGGCGGCGCCGGACGCTTCCGCGGATTCTGCCCGACCTGCGCAGGCACGGCCAAGTGGTGGGATGTCATCGTGACGCCGATCCGGGACGCCAACCAAAAGATTGTGAATATCCTCAGCGTCTCGCGTGACATCACCGCGATGCGCCAGACCGAGGAAGCGCTACGCAGCTCCGAATCCTTGCTGGCCCAGCAAAATCGCAACTTGGAACAACGTGTCGCCGAACGCACCGCCACAATCGATGCCAAGTTCAAGGAACTGGAGGCGTTTTCTTACAGTATTTCCCACGACCTCCGCGCCCCGTTGCGCGCCATGCAGAGCTACGCGCAGCTTCTCGCAGACGAGTTTGCTGCCGTGGCCAGCGAGGAGGCCAGGGATTATTCGCGCCGTATCATCACGGCGTCGGATCGCATGGATCGTCTCATCAGCGATGTGCTCGTCATCAGCCGTGTCGCGCAAAACGAAACGCCACTGGAACGCATCGCACTCGGTTCGTTTATCTCCGGCATCGTGGAAACCTATCCCCAGTTCACCACGCAGCAGACCGAGATCAACGTGACGGTTCCGCTCCACGCCGTGCGGGCCAATCCCGCGCTATTGACCCAATGCGTGTCCAACCTGCTTTCTAATGCCATCAAGTTTGTGCCGGCGGGGACCAAGCCCAAAGTGAAAATCTGGACCGAGGCCACTCACGGTCGCGTGAACCTGTTCATCCAGGACAACGGCATCGGTATTCCCGCCGCCGCCCAACAAAAGATCTTCGATATTTTCTACCAAATCACCCCCAATAAGGAAGAAGGCACGGGAATCGGGCTCGCCGTGGTTCGGAAAGCCGTCGAGCGCATGGGCGGATCCATCAAAGTAGAATCAACTCCGGGCAACGGCTGCACGTTTTGCGTGGAATTGGAATCAGCCGCAGGAATTTAA